GCGGTCCCCGCACGCGGATGACCCCTCCGGCCCCATCTTCAACGGCCTGCAGCGGCAAGGTCGCGCCGCGCAGTTGCCCGCTGGGCTCCTCGGCGGCTTCGTTGGTCTTGGGCCGCAGCACGTAGGGCTCGCTGAGGGACCAGGTGCGGGCGTACTGCATCAGCAGTGGATCCGCCGGTGCAAACACGTAGGAGGGATGCCTCGGCACGGTTTCGGCGCTGGCCCGCTCCCCGTTCATACGCACGGCCCGGGTGATGGCCTGCACAAAACGGGTGCGGGTCACCACGGTGGTTAGGTAGGCCACCACCCGCAGCCTGGGGGCGTCGAACCCCTCGGCGCACATATCGATGCTGACTAGCCAGTCCGAGTCCCCGGCCTTGAAGCGTTCCATGCGCTCAGCGGCCTCGGGATCCTGCGAATGGACCAGCTGAACCCGGTCCCCCTCCTCCTCCAGTAGGCCGCAGATCCTGCGGGCGTGGGCGATGTCACGGGCCACCACCAGGCCGCCCGCTTCCGGGTGTTCCCGTCGCACGGCCTCCAGCCGTTTTCGGGCGTTCAGCAGCAGGCGCAGGGCGATGCTGCTGCTGTCCCCCAGACGGATCGCCCGCCGCAGGTTCCGGGCCCGCCAGCTCTCCCGTTCTTCCTGGGAGAGGGGTGAGCGTTCGGTGTCGCCGGAGTCCCCCTGGCGGCCGTGGTCCACCCAGCCGTCTTGAAACCGGAATTCCAGGGGGCGCACATCCCCGGCCTGGATCAATTCCCGGGGCTCCACGCTGAGGTCAGGGGCGATCTGCTCCACCCACTCCTGGCCGTCGTGGACCTGAATCCGCCGGGCCGCGCAGAAGCCCAGGTTGTCGGCGCGAAAGGGGGTCCCGGTGAGCCCTAGGCGCAGCTGGGCGCGTTCGCTGAGG
This DNA window, taken from Synechococcus sp. LTW-R, encodes the following:
- a CDS encoding DEAD/DEAH box helicase, yielding MRSLSFDLRVPKRAPAVAAEPAAVEPRPLSNLQPRQWQTQLIQLLRRRLETRQGSDVLINAGPGAGKTLGALLSFERLRREGRLERFLVFCHRSSIAAQWIASAERLNLKLKDWQPGLGASDLAESHGLLITYQAAGRNLDALEQQLREWGWGPWLAIADEVHHLGVDPEEPEATAWGYAFSRLSERAQLRLGLTGTPFRADNLGFCAARRIQVHDGQEWVEQIAPDLSVEPRELIQAGDVRPLEFRFQDGWVDHGRQGDSGDTERSPLSQEERESWRARNLRRAIRLGDSSSIALRLLLNARKRLEAVRREHPEAGGLVVARDIAHARRICGLLEEEGDRVQLVHSQDPEAAERMERFKAGDSDWLVSIDMCAEGFDAPRLRVVAYLTTVVTRTRFVQAITRAVRMNGERASAETVPRHPSYVFAPADPLLMQYARTWSLSEPYVLRPKTNEAAEEPSGQLRGATLPLQAVEDGAGGVIRVRGPRLPDFLLHQ